One Phoenix dactylifera cultivar Barhee BC4 chromosome 8, palm_55x_up_171113_PBpolish2nd_filt_p, whole genome shotgun sequence genomic window carries:
- the LOC103722735 gene encoding 5'-methylthioadenosine nucleosidase-like isoform X8, which translates to MAPPVKNAVRAAAAPTEEWSSQPEVTAAHPPKNAAGDGDRRPISTVLIIIAMQTEALPLVNKFHLSEDIDGSLFPKGVPWVRYHGIYKELHINLVWTGKDSILVEFSKFGCVLAGVDSIGTISASLVSYASIQALKPDLIINAGTAGGFKVNYLYGIGARQTFSTPNLIDELNLKVGKLSTGDSLDMSPQDEVLILANDAVVKDMEGAAVAYVADLLSVPAIFIKAVTNTVDGQKSIAEEFLQNLIAVCTTLAQTVSQVVDFISGVYQIIGIRKSTSVYRKLYINTDEYYILKIMYQFA; encoded by the exons ATGGCCCCTCCGGTGAAGAACGCCGTCCGGGCGGCGGCGGCACCGACGGAAGAGTGGTCCTCCCAGCCCGAGGTGACAGCCGCCCACCCGCCGAAAAACGCTGCTGGCGACGGCGATCGACGCCCCATCTCGACTGTCCTCATCATCATAG CGATGCAGACGGAGGCGCTCCCCCTCGTCAACAAGTTCCATCTCTCCGAAGACATCGATGGATCCCT GTTCCCAAAAGGTGTTCCATGGGTCAGGTACCATGGTATATACAAGGAACTGCATATAAATTTAGTCTGGACAGGGAAAGATTCAATTCTGG TTGAGTTCTCAAAATTTGGTTGTGTTTTAGCAGGAGTTGATAGTATAGGCACAATATCAGCATCTCTTGTGTCATATGCTTCTATACAAGCCTTGAAGCCAGATCTTATTATCAATGCAGGTACTGCTGGTGGCTTTAAG GTTAATTATTTGTATGGAATTGGAGCTCGGCAAACCTTCTCTACTCCTAATCTTATTGATGAACTTAACTTGAAG GTGGGAAAATTGTCTACTGGTGATTCCTTGGATATGTCCCCACAAGATGAAGTATTAATTCTAGCAAATGATGCTGTGGTTAAAGATATGGAG GGAGCAGCAGTGGCTTATGTGGCTGACTTACTCTCGGTCCCAGCAATCTTTATCAAAGCTGTGACAAACACTGTTGATGGACAGAAGTCCATTGCAGAGGAGTTCTTGCAAAACTTGATTGCAGTATGCACGACACTGGCCCAGACCGTCAGCCAGGTGGTTGATTTTATAAGTG GTGTATATCAAATAATCGGTATCAGAAAGTCGACAAGTGTATATCGCAAACTGTATATCAATACTGATGAGtattatattttgaaaataatgtaTCAATTTGCTTAG
- the LOC103722735 gene encoding 5'-methylthioadenosine/S-adenosylhomocysteine nucleosidase-like isoform X3 — translation MAPPVKNAVRAAAAPTEEWSSQPEVTAAHPPKNAAGDGDRRPISTVLIIIAMQTEALPLVNKFHLSEDIDGSLFPKGVPWVRYHGIYKELHINLVWTGKDSILAGVDSIGTISASLVSYASIQALKPDLIINAGTAGGFKAKGACVADVYLVSNVAFHDRRIPIHVIFFCVNYLYGIGARQTFSTPNLIDELNLKVGKLSTGDSLDMSPQDEVLILANDAVVKDMEGAAVAYVADLLSVPAIFIKAVTNTVDGQKSIAEEFLQNLIAVCTTLAQTVSQVVDFISGVYQIIGIRKSTSVYRKLYINTDEYYILKIMYQFA, via the exons ATGGCCCCTCCGGTGAAGAACGCCGTCCGGGCGGCGGCGGCACCGACGGAAGAGTGGTCCTCCCAGCCCGAGGTGACAGCCGCCCACCCGCCGAAAAACGCTGCTGGCGACGGCGATCGACGCCCCATCTCGACTGTCCTCATCATCATAG CGATGCAGACGGAGGCGCTCCCCCTCGTCAACAAGTTCCATCTCTCCGAAGACATCGATGGATCCCT GTTCCCAAAAGGTGTTCCATGGGTCAGGTACCATGGTATATACAAGGAACTGCATATAAATTTAGTCTGGACAGGGAAAGATTCAATTCTGG CAGGAGTTGATAGTATAGGCACAATATCAGCATCTCTTGTGTCATATGCTTCTATACAAGCCTTGAAGCCAGATCTTATTATCAATGCAGGTACTGCTGGTGGCTTTAAG GCAAAAGGAGCGTGTGTTGCAGATGTCTACCTTGTGTCAAATGTTGCTTTTCATGATAGAAGGATACCAAtccatgtaatttttttttgt GTTAATTATTTGTATGGAATTGGAGCTCGGCAAACCTTCTCTACTCCTAATCTTATTGATGAACTTAACTTGAAG GTGGGAAAATTGTCTACTGGTGATTCCTTGGATATGTCCCCACAAGATGAAGTATTAATTCTAGCAAATGATGCTGTGGTTAAAGATATGGAG GGAGCAGCAGTGGCTTATGTGGCTGACTTACTCTCGGTCCCAGCAATCTTTATCAAAGCTGTGACAAACACTGTTGATGGACAGAAGTCCATTGCAGAGGAGTTCTTGCAAAACTTGATTGCAGTATGCACGACACTGGCCCAGACCGTCAGCCAGGTGGTTGATTTTATAAGTG GTGTATATCAAATAATCGGTATCAGAAAGTCGACAAGTGTATATCGCAAACTGTATATCAATACTGATGAGtattatattttgaaaataatgtaTCAATTTGCTTAG
- the LOC103722735 gene encoding 5'-methylthioadenosine/S-adenosylhomocysteine nucleosidase-like isoform X11: MAPPVKNAVRAAAAPTEEWSSQPEVTAAHPPKNAAGDGDRRPISTVLIIIAMQTEALPLVNKFHLSEDIDGSLFPKGVPWVRYHGIYKELHINLVWTGKDSILAGVDSIGTISASLVSYASIQALKPDLIINAGTAGGFKAKGACVADVYLVSNVAFHDRRIPIHVGKLSTGDSLDMSPQDEVLILANDAVVKDMEGAAVAYVADLLSVPAIFIKAVTNTVDGQKSIAEEFLQNLIAVCTTLAQTVSQVVDFISGVYQIIGIRKSTSVYRKLYINTDEYYILKIMYQFA, translated from the exons ATGGCCCCTCCGGTGAAGAACGCCGTCCGGGCGGCGGCGGCACCGACGGAAGAGTGGTCCTCCCAGCCCGAGGTGACAGCCGCCCACCCGCCGAAAAACGCTGCTGGCGACGGCGATCGACGCCCCATCTCGACTGTCCTCATCATCATAG CGATGCAGACGGAGGCGCTCCCCCTCGTCAACAAGTTCCATCTCTCCGAAGACATCGATGGATCCCT GTTCCCAAAAGGTGTTCCATGGGTCAGGTACCATGGTATATACAAGGAACTGCATATAAATTTAGTCTGGACAGGGAAAGATTCAATTCTGG CAGGAGTTGATAGTATAGGCACAATATCAGCATCTCTTGTGTCATATGCTTCTATACAAGCCTTGAAGCCAGATCTTATTATCAATGCAGGTACTGCTGGTGGCTTTAAG GCAAAAGGAGCGTGTGTTGCAGATGTCTACCTTGTGTCAAATGTTGCTTTTCATGATAGAAGGATACCAAtccat GTGGGAAAATTGTCTACTGGTGATTCCTTGGATATGTCCCCACAAGATGAAGTATTAATTCTAGCAAATGATGCTGTGGTTAAAGATATGGAG GGAGCAGCAGTGGCTTATGTGGCTGACTTACTCTCGGTCCCAGCAATCTTTATCAAAGCTGTGACAAACACTGTTGATGGACAGAAGTCCATTGCAGAGGAGTTCTTGCAAAACTTGATTGCAGTATGCACGACACTGGCCCAGACCGTCAGCCAGGTGGTTGATTTTATAAGTG GTGTATATCAAATAATCGGTATCAGAAAGTCGACAAGTGTATATCGCAAACTGTATATCAATACTGATGAGtattatattttgaaaataatgtaTCAATTTGCTTAG
- the LOC103722735 gene encoding 5'-methylthioadenosine/S-adenosylhomocysteine nucleosidase-like isoform X4, protein MAPPVKNAVRAAAAPTEEWSSQPEVTAAHPPKNAAGDGDRRPISTVLIIIAMQTEALPLVNKFHLSEDIDGSLFPKGVPWVRYHGIYKELHINLVWTGKDSILGVDSIGTISASLVSYASIQALKPDLIINAGTAGGFKAKGACVADVYLVSNVAFHDRRIPIHVIFFCVNYLYGIGARQTFSTPNLIDELNLKVGKLSTGDSLDMSPQDEVLILANDAVVKDMEGAAVAYVADLLSVPAIFIKAVTNTVDGQKSIAEEFLQNLIAVCTTLAQTVSQVVDFISGVYQIIGIRKSTSVYRKLYINTDEYYILKIMYQFA, encoded by the exons ATGGCCCCTCCGGTGAAGAACGCCGTCCGGGCGGCGGCGGCACCGACGGAAGAGTGGTCCTCCCAGCCCGAGGTGACAGCCGCCCACCCGCCGAAAAACGCTGCTGGCGACGGCGATCGACGCCCCATCTCGACTGTCCTCATCATCATAG CGATGCAGACGGAGGCGCTCCCCCTCGTCAACAAGTTCCATCTCTCCGAAGACATCGATGGATCCCT GTTCCCAAAAGGTGTTCCATGGGTCAGGTACCATGGTATATACAAGGAACTGCATATAAATTTAGTCTGGACAGGGAAAGATTCAATTCTGG GAGTTGATAGTATAGGCACAATATCAGCATCTCTTGTGTCATATGCTTCTATACAAGCCTTGAAGCCAGATCTTATTATCAATGCAGGTACTGCTGGTGGCTTTAAG GCAAAAGGAGCGTGTGTTGCAGATGTCTACCTTGTGTCAAATGTTGCTTTTCATGATAGAAGGATACCAAtccatgtaatttttttttgt GTTAATTATTTGTATGGAATTGGAGCTCGGCAAACCTTCTCTACTCCTAATCTTATTGATGAACTTAACTTGAAG GTGGGAAAATTGTCTACTGGTGATTCCTTGGATATGTCCCCACAAGATGAAGTATTAATTCTAGCAAATGATGCTGTGGTTAAAGATATGGAG GGAGCAGCAGTGGCTTATGTGGCTGACTTACTCTCGGTCCCAGCAATCTTTATCAAAGCTGTGACAAACACTGTTGATGGACAGAAGTCCATTGCAGAGGAGTTCTTGCAAAACTTGATTGCAGTATGCACGACACTGGCCCAGACCGTCAGCCAGGTGGTTGATTTTATAAGTG GTGTATATCAAATAATCGGTATCAGAAAGTCGACAAGTGTATATCGCAAACTGTATATCAATACTGATGAGtattatattttgaaaataatgtaTCAATTTGCTTAG
- the LOC103722735 gene encoding 5'-methylthioadenosine/S-adenosylhomocysteine nucleosidase-like isoform X5, with amino-acid sequence MAPPVKNAVRAAAAPTEEWSSQPEVTAAHPPKNAAGDGDRRPISTVLIIIAMQTEALPLVNKFHLSEDIDGSLFPKGVPWVRYHGIYKELHINLVWTGKDSILAGVDSIGTISASLVSYASIQALKPDLIINAGTAGGFKAKGACVADVYLVSNVAFHDRRIPIHVNYLYGIGARQTFSTPNLIDELNLKVGKLSTGDSLDMSPQDEVLILANDAVVKDMEGAAVAYVADLLSVPAIFIKAVTNTVDGQKSIAEEFLQNLIAVCTTLAQTVSQVVDFISGVYQIIGIRKSTSVYRKLYINTDEYYILKIMYQFA; translated from the exons ATGGCCCCTCCGGTGAAGAACGCCGTCCGGGCGGCGGCGGCACCGACGGAAGAGTGGTCCTCCCAGCCCGAGGTGACAGCCGCCCACCCGCCGAAAAACGCTGCTGGCGACGGCGATCGACGCCCCATCTCGACTGTCCTCATCATCATAG CGATGCAGACGGAGGCGCTCCCCCTCGTCAACAAGTTCCATCTCTCCGAAGACATCGATGGATCCCT GTTCCCAAAAGGTGTTCCATGGGTCAGGTACCATGGTATATACAAGGAACTGCATATAAATTTAGTCTGGACAGGGAAAGATTCAATTCTGG CAGGAGTTGATAGTATAGGCACAATATCAGCATCTCTTGTGTCATATGCTTCTATACAAGCCTTGAAGCCAGATCTTATTATCAATGCAGGTACTGCTGGTGGCTTTAAG GCAAAAGGAGCGTGTGTTGCAGATGTCTACCTTGTGTCAAATGTTGCTTTTCATGATAGAAGGATACCAAtccat GTTAATTATTTGTATGGAATTGGAGCTCGGCAAACCTTCTCTACTCCTAATCTTATTGATGAACTTAACTTGAAG GTGGGAAAATTGTCTACTGGTGATTCCTTGGATATGTCCCCACAAGATGAAGTATTAATTCTAGCAAATGATGCTGTGGTTAAAGATATGGAG GGAGCAGCAGTGGCTTATGTGGCTGACTTACTCTCGGTCCCAGCAATCTTTATCAAAGCTGTGACAAACACTGTTGATGGACAGAAGTCCATTGCAGAGGAGTTCTTGCAAAACTTGATTGCAGTATGCACGACACTGGCCCAGACCGTCAGCCAGGTGGTTGATTTTATAAGTG GTGTATATCAAATAATCGGTATCAGAAAGTCGACAAGTGTATATCGCAAACTGTATATCAATACTGATGAGtattatattttgaaaataatgtaTCAATTTGCTTAG
- the LOC103722735 gene encoding 5'-methylthioadenosine/S-adenosylhomocysteine nucleosidase-like isoform X13: MAPPVKNAVRAAAAPTEEWSSQPEVTAAHPPKNAAGDGDRRPISTVLIIIAMQTEALPLVNKFHLSEDIDGSLFPKGVPWVRYHGIYKELHINLVWTGKDSILGVDSIGTISASLVSYASIQALKPDLIINAGTAGGFKAKGACVADVYLVSNVAFHDRRIPIHVGKLSTGDSLDMSPQDEVLILANDAVVKDMEGAAVAYVADLLSVPAIFIKAVTNTVDGQKSIAEEFLQNLIAVCTTLAQTVSQVVDFISGVYQIIGIRKSTSVYRKLYINTDEYYILKIMYQFA, from the exons ATGGCCCCTCCGGTGAAGAACGCCGTCCGGGCGGCGGCGGCACCGACGGAAGAGTGGTCCTCCCAGCCCGAGGTGACAGCCGCCCACCCGCCGAAAAACGCTGCTGGCGACGGCGATCGACGCCCCATCTCGACTGTCCTCATCATCATAG CGATGCAGACGGAGGCGCTCCCCCTCGTCAACAAGTTCCATCTCTCCGAAGACATCGATGGATCCCT GTTCCCAAAAGGTGTTCCATGGGTCAGGTACCATGGTATATACAAGGAACTGCATATAAATTTAGTCTGGACAGGGAAAGATTCAATTCTGG GAGTTGATAGTATAGGCACAATATCAGCATCTCTTGTGTCATATGCTTCTATACAAGCCTTGAAGCCAGATCTTATTATCAATGCAGGTACTGCTGGTGGCTTTAAG GCAAAAGGAGCGTGTGTTGCAGATGTCTACCTTGTGTCAAATGTTGCTTTTCATGATAGAAGGATACCAAtccat GTGGGAAAATTGTCTACTGGTGATTCCTTGGATATGTCCCCACAAGATGAAGTATTAATTCTAGCAAATGATGCTGTGGTTAAAGATATGGAG GGAGCAGCAGTGGCTTATGTGGCTGACTTACTCTCGGTCCCAGCAATCTTTATCAAAGCTGTGACAAACACTGTTGATGGACAGAAGTCCATTGCAGAGGAGTTCTTGCAAAACTTGATTGCAGTATGCACGACACTGGCCCAGACCGTCAGCCAGGTGGTTGATTTTATAAGTG GTGTATATCAAATAATCGGTATCAGAAAGTCGACAAGTGTATATCGCAAACTGTATATCAATACTGATGAGtattatattttgaaaataatgtaTCAATTTGCTTAG
- the LOC103722735 gene encoding 5'-methylthioadenosine/S-adenosylhomocysteine nucleosidase-like isoform X9 — MAPPVKNAVRAAAAPTEEWSSQPEVTAAHPPKNAAGDGDRRPISTVLIIIAMQTEALPLVNKFHLSEDIDGSLFPKGVPWVRYHGIYKELHINLVWTGKDSILVEFSKFGCVLAGVDSIGTISASLVSYASIQALKPDLIINAGTAGGFKAKGACVADVYLVSNVAFHDRRIPIHVGKLSTGDSLDMSPQDEVLILANDAVVKDMEGAAVAYVADLLSVPAIFIKAVTNTVDGQKSIAEEFLQNLIAVCTTLAQTVSQVVDFISGVYQIIGIRKSTSVYRKLYINTDEYYILKIMYQFA; from the exons ATGGCCCCTCCGGTGAAGAACGCCGTCCGGGCGGCGGCGGCACCGACGGAAGAGTGGTCCTCCCAGCCCGAGGTGACAGCCGCCCACCCGCCGAAAAACGCTGCTGGCGACGGCGATCGACGCCCCATCTCGACTGTCCTCATCATCATAG CGATGCAGACGGAGGCGCTCCCCCTCGTCAACAAGTTCCATCTCTCCGAAGACATCGATGGATCCCT GTTCCCAAAAGGTGTTCCATGGGTCAGGTACCATGGTATATACAAGGAACTGCATATAAATTTAGTCTGGACAGGGAAAGATTCAATTCTGG TTGAGTTCTCAAAATTTGGTTGTGTTTTAGCAGGAGTTGATAGTATAGGCACAATATCAGCATCTCTTGTGTCATATGCTTCTATACAAGCCTTGAAGCCAGATCTTATTATCAATGCAGGTACTGCTGGTGGCTTTAAG GCAAAAGGAGCGTGTGTTGCAGATGTCTACCTTGTGTCAAATGTTGCTTTTCATGATAGAAGGATACCAAtccat GTGGGAAAATTGTCTACTGGTGATTCCTTGGATATGTCCCCACAAGATGAAGTATTAATTCTAGCAAATGATGCTGTGGTTAAAGATATGGAG GGAGCAGCAGTGGCTTATGTGGCTGACTTACTCTCGGTCCCAGCAATCTTTATCAAAGCTGTGACAAACACTGTTGATGGACAGAAGTCCATTGCAGAGGAGTTCTTGCAAAACTTGATTGCAGTATGCACGACACTGGCCCAGACCGTCAGCCAGGTGGTTGATTTTATAAGTG GTGTATATCAAATAATCGGTATCAGAAAGTCGACAAGTGTATATCGCAAACTGTATATCAATACTGATGAGtattatattttgaaaataatgtaTCAATTTGCTTAG
- the LOC103722735 gene encoding 5'-methylthioadenosine/S-adenosylhomocysteine nucleosidase-like isoform X1, with amino-acid sequence MAPPVKNAVRAAAAPTEEWSSQPEVTAAHPPKNAAGDGDRRPISTVLIIIAMQTEALPLVNKFHLSEDIDGSLFPKGVPWVRYHGIYKELHINLVWTGKDSILVEFSKFGCVLAGVDSIGTISASLVSYASIQALKPDLIINAGTAGGFKAKGACVADVYLVSNVAFHDRRIPIHVIFFCVNYLYGIGARQTFSTPNLIDELNLKVGKLSTGDSLDMSPQDEVLILANDAVVKDMEGAAVAYVADLLSVPAIFIKAVTNTVDGQKSIAEEFLQNLIAVCTTLAQTVSQVVDFISGVYQIIGIRKSTSVYRKLYINTDEYYILKIMYQFA; translated from the exons ATGGCCCCTCCGGTGAAGAACGCCGTCCGGGCGGCGGCGGCACCGACGGAAGAGTGGTCCTCCCAGCCCGAGGTGACAGCCGCCCACCCGCCGAAAAACGCTGCTGGCGACGGCGATCGACGCCCCATCTCGACTGTCCTCATCATCATAG CGATGCAGACGGAGGCGCTCCCCCTCGTCAACAAGTTCCATCTCTCCGAAGACATCGATGGATCCCT GTTCCCAAAAGGTGTTCCATGGGTCAGGTACCATGGTATATACAAGGAACTGCATATAAATTTAGTCTGGACAGGGAAAGATTCAATTCTGG TTGAGTTCTCAAAATTTGGTTGTGTTTTAGCAGGAGTTGATAGTATAGGCACAATATCAGCATCTCTTGTGTCATATGCTTCTATACAAGCCTTGAAGCCAGATCTTATTATCAATGCAGGTACTGCTGGTGGCTTTAAG GCAAAAGGAGCGTGTGTTGCAGATGTCTACCTTGTGTCAAATGTTGCTTTTCATGATAGAAGGATACCAAtccatgtaatttttttttgt GTTAATTATTTGTATGGAATTGGAGCTCGGCAAACCTTCTCTACTCCTAATCTTATTGATGAACTTAACTTGAAG GTGGGAAAATTGTCTACTGGTGATTCCTTGGATATGTCCCCACAAGATGAAGTATTAATTCTAGCAAATGATGCTGTGGTTAAAGATATGGAG GGAGCAGCAGTGGCTTATGTGGCTGACTTACTCTCGGTCCCAGCAATCTTTATCAAAGCTGTGACAAACACTGTTGATGGACAGAAGTCCATTGCAGAGGAGTTCTTGCAAAACTTGATTGCAGTATGCACGACACTGGCCCAGACCGTCAGCCAGGTGGTTGATTTTATAAGTG GTGTATATCAAATAATCGGTATCAGAAAGTCGACAAGTGTATATCGCAAACTGTATATCAATACTGATGAGtattatattttgaaaataatgtaTCAATTTGCTTAG
- the LOC103722735 gene encoding 5'-methylthioadenosine/S-adenosylhomocysteine nucleosidase-like isoform X2: MAPPVKNAVRAAAAPTEEWSSQPEVTAAHPPKNAAGDGDRRPISTVLIIIAMQTEALPLVNKFHLSEDIDGSLFPKGVPWVRYHGIYKELHINLVWTGKDSILVEFSKFGCVLAGVDSIGTISASLVSYASIQALKPDLIINAGTAGGFKAKGACVADVYLVSNVAFHDRRIPIHVNYLYGIGARQTFSTPNLIDELNLKVGKLSTGDSLDMSPQDEVLILANDAVVKDMEGAAVAYVADLLSVPAIFIKAVTNTVDGQKSIAEEFLQNLIAVCTTLAQTVSQVVDFISGVYQIIGIRKSTSVYRKLYINTDEYYILKIMYQFA; encoded by the exons ATGGCCCCTCCGGTGAAGAACGCCGTCCGGGCGGCGGCGGCACCGACGGAAGAGTGGTCCTCCCAGCCCGAGGTGACAGCCGCCCACCCGCCGAAAAACGCTGCTGGCGACGGCGATCGACGCCCCATCTCGACTGTCCTCATCATCATAG CGATGCAGACGGAGGCGCTCCCCCTCGTCAACAAGTTCCATCTCTCCGAAGACATCGATGGATCCCT GTTCCCAAAAGGTGTTCCATGGGTCAGGTACCATGGTATATACAAGGAACTGCATATAAATTTAGTCTGGACAGGGAAAGATTCAATTCTGG TTGAGTTCTCAAAATTTGGTTGTGTTTTAGCAGGAGTTGATAGTATAGGCACAATATCAGCATCTCTTGTGTCATATGCTTCTATACAAGCCTTGAAGCCAGATCTTATTATCAATGCAGGTACTGCTGGTGGCTTTAAG GCAAAAGGAGCGTGTGTTGCAGATGTCTACCTTGTGTCAAATGTTGCTTTTCATGATAGAAGGATACCAAtccat GTTAATTATTTGTATGGAATTGGAGCTCGGCAAACCTTCTCTACTCCTAATCTTATTGATGAACTTAACTTGAAG GTGGGAAAATTGTCTACTGGTGATTCCTTGGATATGTCCCCACAAGATGAAGTATTAATTCTAGCAAATGATGCTGTGGTTAAAGATATGGAG GGAGCAGCAGTGGCTTATGTGGCTGACTTACTCTCGGTCCCAGCAATCTTTATCAAAGCTGTGACAAACACTGTTGATGGACAGAAGTCCATTGCAGAGGAGTTCTTGCAAAACTTGATTGCAGTATGCACGACACTGGCCCAGACCGTCAGCCAGGTGGTTGATTTTATAAGTG GTGTATATCAAATAATCGGTATCAGAAAGTCGACAAGTGTATATCGCAAACTGTATATCAATACTGATGAGtattatattttgaaaataatgtaTCAATTTGCTTAG
- the LOC103722735 gene encoding 5'-methylthioadenosine nucleosidase-like isoform X12, whose amino-acid sequence MAPPVKNAVRAAAAPTEEWSSQPEVTAAHPPKNAAGDGDRRPISTVLIIIAMQTEALPLVNKFHLSEDIDGSLFPKGVPWVRYHGIYKELHINLVWTGKDSILGVDSIGTISASLVSYASIQALKPDLIINAGTAGGFKVNYLYGIGARQTFSTPNLIDELNLKVGKLSTGDSLDMSPQDEVLILANDAVVKDMEGAAVAYVADLLSVPAIFIKAVTNTVDGQKSIAEEFLQNLIAVCTTLAQTVSQVVDFISGVYQIIGIRKSTSVYRKLYINTDEYYILKIMYQFA is encoded by the exons ATGGCCCCTCCGGTGAAGAACGCCGTCCGGGCGGCGGCGGCACCGACGGAAGAGTGGTCCTCCCAGCCCGAGGTGACAGCCGCCCACCCGCCGAAAAACGCTGCTGGCGACGGCGATCGACGCCCCATCTCGACTGTCCTCATCATCATAG CGATGCAGACGGAGGCGCTCCCCCTCGTCAACAAGTTCCATCTCTCCGAAGACATCGATGGATCCCT GTTCCCAAAAGGTGTTCCATGGGTCAGGTACCATGGTATATACAAGGAACTGCATATAAATTTAGTCTGGACAGGGAAAGATTCAATTCTGG GAGTTGATAGTATAGGCACAATATCAGCATCTCTTGTGTCATATGCTTCTATACAAGCCTTGAAGCCAGATCTTATTATCAATGCAGGTACTGCTGGTGGCTTTAAG GTTAATTATTTGTATGGAATTGGAGCTCGGCAAACCTTCTCTACTCCTAATCTTATTGATGAACTTAACTTGAAG GTGGGAAAATTGTCTACTGGTGATTCCTTGGATATGTCCCCACAAGATGAAGTATTAATTCTAGCAAATGATGCTGTGGTTAAAGATATGGAG GGAGCAGCAGTGGCTTATGTGGCTGACTTACTCTCGGTCCCAGCAATCTTTATCAAAGCTGTGACAAACACTGTTGATGGACAGAAGTCCATTGCAGAGGAGTTCTTGCAAAACTTGATTGCAGTATGCACGACACTGGCCCAGACCGTCAGCCAGGTGGTTGATTTTATAAGTG GTGTATATCAAATAATCGGTATCAGAAAGTCGACAAGTGTATATCGCAAACTGTATATCAATACTGATGAGtattatattttgaaaataatgtaTCAATTTGCTTAG
- the LOC103722735 gene encoding 5'-methylthioadenosine/S-adenosylhomocysteine nucleosidase-like isoform X7: MAPPVKNAVRAAAAPTEEWSSQPEVTAAHPPKNAAGDGDRRPISTVLIIIAMQTEALPLVNKFHLSEDIDGSLFPKGVPWVRYHGIYKELHINLVWTGKDSILVEFSKFGCVLAGVDSIGTISASLVSYASIQALKPDLIINAGTAGGFKAKGACVADVYLVSNVAFHDRRIPIHVIFFCVNYLYGIGARQTFSTPNLIDELNLKVGKLSTGDSLDMSPQDEVLILANDAVVKDMEGAAVAYVADLLSVPAIFIKAVTNTVDGQKSIAEEFLQNLIAVCTTLAQTVSQVVDFISGKCLSEL; encoded by the exons ATGGCCCCTCCGGTGAAGAACGCCGTCCGGGCGGCGGCGGCACCGACGGAAGAGTGGTCCTCCCAGCCCGAGGTGACAGCCGCCCACCCGCCGAAAAACGCTGCTGGCGACGGCGATCGACGCCCCATCTCGACTGTCCTCATCATCATAG CGATGCAGACGGAGGCGCTCCCCCTCGTCAACAAGTTCCATCTCTCCGAAGACATCGATGGATCCCT GTTCCCAAAAGGTGTTCCATGGGTCAGGTACCATGGTATATACAAGGAACTGCATATAAATTTAGTCTGGACAGGGAAAGATTCAATTCTGG TTGAGTTCTCAAAATTTGGTTGTGTTTTAGCAGGAGTTGATAGTATAGGCACAATATCAGCATCTCTTGTGTCATATGCTTCTATACAAGCCTTGAAGCCAGATCTTATTATCAATGCAGGTACTGCTGGTGGCTTTAAG GCAAAAGGAGCGTGTGTTGCAGATGTCTACCTTGTGTCAAATGTTGCTTTTCATGATAGAAGGATACCAAtccatgtaatttttttttgt GTTAATTATTTGTATGGAATTGGAGCTCGGCAAACCTTCTCTACTCCTAATCTTATTGATGAACTTAACTTGAAG GTGGGAAAATTGTCTACTGGTGATTCCTTGGATATGTCCCCACAAGATGAAGTATTAATTCTAGCAAATGATGCTGTGGTTAAAGATATGGAG GGAGCAGCAGTGGCTTATGTGGCTGACTTACTCTCGGTCCCAGCAATCTTTATCAAAGCTGTGACAAACACTGTTGATGGACAGAAGTCCATTGCAGAGGAGTTCTTGCAAAACTTGATTGCAGTATGCACGACACTGGCCCAGACCGTCAGCCAGGTGGTTGATTTTATAAGTGGTAAATGCCTCTCTGAGCTTTGA